The nucleotide window TTTATGAGAGTTTTGTGGAACATTATATCTCTTACATATTAATGATGTATTTATTTAAAAACACTGGATTCAGCAGATCTAAAACTTATCAATAGTACAATGATGcactaatatatttataaaatcttaaatatCTGAATCATTATCCATACTAGAATAATTTAGAACCGACATAATATTAAATGGTGCATAAAAGATAACAAGGATTTAATGTATAGAATTATCAATTATTAACAACTGTGTGCCTATACTTATGTTGCACTTCAAAAAAGAAACATAATTAATCCTtcataaatactttttttttattatataaaaggaCTTTAGaatatcttttatgtctaatttggatttttttttctgtatcaactataatatttttatattattactatttttatttaatttttttaggatatttattttatttggaaAAATAATGAATGTATTCTTCAAATATGTATTATGCAACCCCTCTGCTACATGTTTTTATTGTCATCAACTCTTTCggtggttattattattattattattattattattattattattattattattcttttaaagtATGATGTCACAATTTATTGTTCAATGACatttatttttttcccttttcgtCAAGCTTTTAAAATTTGTTCTATGATGAAGATGGATTTACAACTATAGACATGTCataagttgattattattattattattattattattataaaaataagtatttattacttttatatatgttatatgtatAGTAATATGGTTAAATTCCCCAAAAATCAAAATTCAATATACAAATttataatttcataataaaattacaAGTTATCGTCAATTTCAAGTGAAATTAGTAGGGAGAACCCACCTCATTCATATATCACATGACTAGTAGCTCAGCATGAAGAGCAAACCTATGTCATATGATAGACACCCAAGTCCCACAAAAAAAAGGCTTGCTATAAAGGTTCTTCAATTTACTATTATAATTATCAATTACTATTTACTTATGATTTCACtttttattttaatcttaatttGAGTATCGAAGGGATTGGATGAGGCGcccaattttatctttttatatattGATCATCAAATAAGCAAACAATCATTAGAGTCATTCTTTTAGTTGTCTTTTTCTCTCAAGCATGATCACAATTCGTTCCACCGACTCATCCATTCGATGTCGAAGAATCATGCATATGACACAAAGGTTTTTTGAATGTGTCAACCGTTTTAACCTTAAGTGTTAAATAGGTGTTAATTATATATTGAGGTATCATCCACACGATGCTAAAGTATCGATCATATCTTTATtcctatattatattttaatatattttattaaatgacTCAGAGaacttgatttataaagattttGACTCTTAACCGGAAGATTATATATTCACAATCAAACTCATATATTTTAAtgtcataatattttaaaaaatactattgtaaaAAAATAGAATGGAGGaaaaattgaaaatataaaaagtataAGCTTGAGTTTTTTCCCATAAATATATCCTCCTTTGCGAAAGATGATGCCTATGGTCCGATCGCACTTGACGTAGAATAATATTTAGCATTTAAAAGTGGCACCCCTAATAGTTCCATGTTAGGAATCCTAACGACAAGTCCACTAAAAGTCACTAAGCTAAGGTAATTAAGATATTAAAGTGATCAGGCCACAAGCATATGCATTGTTTTGTATCTTTCTTTGCAATCATAAGATAATACGTTATTTTAGTTAGGTTAGAAACTAATCCAAATCAAATATTAGGATAATCTTTTTGCCTCTCATGCAACCTTGAATCAATATCTCTTAAGGTCAAAGTCTTCGAATAGACTTCGTGCAAGTCATTGTTAATTGTTGGCCTCATGTGAAGGGCTCTGACTCAGCATGCATGAACTTGAATGGATGATAGAGCAACGAGGGAATGAGACATGCATctacaataaaaaaatttgagcAACGAGGGAATGAGACATGCATCTACAATAAAAAATTTGAGCAACGAGGGAATGAGACATGCATCTACAATAAAAAATTTGAGCAGCGAGGGAATGAGACATGCATCTACAATAAAAAATTTGAGAAACGAGGGAATTAGACATGCATCTACAATAAAAGATTTGGATGACGTAAAGAGTCACCGAATCATGGTGACATAGGTCGTAAGACTCGAGTCTAGTTGGATAATGACTCATACGTAAATTAGATATTTAGTCTCCGTACCCAACTAATTAGATCGAATCAAGGTGTTTTATAAGCTAATAATGCAATAATACATCCTTTGAGCTTCATCGTTTCAGTCgcttaaaaatatttcttctttatCCAAACTTTATATACTCCTTGAAACTCTGAAATCTAACCTAATATTGCAATAATACATTCTTCGAGCTTCATCATTTGATTCACTTAAAAATGTTTCTTCTTCGAGTCAAACTTTATATTCTTCTTATAACTTTGAAACCTTCTTATGCAATACAAGCGAAGACTAACATTGAGAGACTATGGGGCTATGAAAACTTCATAACTAATTTAGATTTCATATCCTCAAAAGACTAATgttgaaaatatatttaatagAGTCCTTCCATACTTAACATACATCTTTAAATATCTAAGATaagagaaagaagcaaaaagaaaTTGATAGCTCGAATTCTAGATGATCGGATGAATGTTTTACGTTACAATCCATAGTAACATGACAATGCTTTTTGTTCTTAGCCTATTGACTCCCATCTTTCATTTTCGTTGCCATCATGCATCGACTTTTGGGAAAGAAAAGATTAGAACTTTGTGATGTTAGATAGAAAGCCACAGTGAGGACTTACAAGACCAATTTGGCACAACAAGCTATTGGTCATTATCTATATTCATGCAAGGACATGAGTAGGAACATCTAGAATAGGAAGTTGGACCACTGACCAACTATCTATCATGTGGTTTCCCTGGATTcttttaattatgattaataaTTCACATTTCCTAAAGTTAGATGCCTCTTCATTGATTTCAATTAATGGTAGCTGCTTTTTGACTTGCTCATTTTTGCAAGTCATGGGACCTATGCCATATGATGCACTCATGCACCAAAGCTTTTTCCAAAACGAAGGAGAgtaatcttttttcttctttttctcttcttttttttgaattaagatattattataatttttctctACGTGTgtagtttttctttctcaaaacaAGCAATTATAATGCTATATAACTGATCTTATAGGATCGTTCCGAATTGATATATCGATTAGATGATTCGAGCCCACACATATAAAAAACCTTGTCAGTGTCATGCTACCAGATCAAATCCTTCGAGACATATCAACCAAATAAGAGTGGAGTATTGGCTTGATGGGAGTGATGTATCGGTGATTGCCTACATGTCATGTCTCTCGTATCATATATAGTATTGATTGTATAATTAGATTTGATCATTAACTAGATTATCATAatgtttattcatttatttttctctatttatataggatgaaattttaaaaagaaaatttatgttTATAGATAGATTAATAGCCCTATactatcaataaattaaaaataattagattatataataataataataatttatcaggACGAGGATATTTCATCCCGAGCTCGTTGTTCTTTCGAAACACACCTTGACTACTTACACATCTAAGAGcttagagaaggaaaaaaaaaaatcaactttcAGAAGACACAAAGTACTAAAAGTTGCACTCGATATTTGCAAGAAATCCTTCTTCCTAAATGATCAAGATTCTTGTTGACCCAGCAAACTTACGATTCAAGTTTCTTCTCAATTAACATATTATCATTAAACGAGGATTACAAAATTTGCAACTCAACATCAATCCTAACATACATATTTTGagagaaagaaacaaaattatTTATTAGATAGCATGGGTACAAAAGTCATAAGACCCCTATGTATGAGTTAATAATCAAGACAAGTTCTGAGAGCTAATGCACTTTAGCATAGTTTGCTAGTCAATTGGCAACTCTGTTATAtttatgatatcaagaaagagttAAAACGTCTTAACAATAAAGGGAGGATGCTTAAAGGAAATTGGGATGTGTCACTTAGATGTCAACAAAGTACTTAAAATCAATTTCAATATGAATACGACTGAAACATCGAATAAGATTTTAGAAAGGCTACGATGAATATATGCAACTAGCAAAAAGAACACCACTAGTATTCAAAATGCAAAAAACTAGTACCCTCCTTGTCATATTGATTGAAAGAGTTATCACAGTTCAATTTTAGCCACCTAGATTGAAAGAGTTATCCCGGTTCAAGAGATCGTTTCTTAGAGACTTTAGAATGatcctataataataataataataaattatcctAAGAAAGATAGTATTAGAAGAAGCTTTGAGTTTTAAGCTTAAAGATCCAATCTGAAGGAGGAAAAGAGGAAAAGAAGTTTGATTTTGATAGCTTTCCAAAGAAAAACAACTATAAGACAGAAAATATACAAATTGGAAGTAGAGAAACCAAGTGTGACAAGTCTTTCTGTGGGAAAGTGGTGAAGCAACAATTTTCAGGAAAAAGTTTTGATTCAGTGAATCACTAGGAGATATCACAAATGACACCACCAATCCCCACCGGAGAAGAGTAAGTCTGTGTTGAGAATCAAAAGGTAAATAGATTTAATGGATGAAAAACTTGTGCTATCAGAATATCAATATATGAAAGATTTCGACTGCTAATATATCGATAAACATTTCTTCAGCGGATCATTGAAATGGAGACGTCCTGTGTAGATTTTTTGTTCCGCtcccatctttctttctttcgctgAAACTACTTGGAAAGTGATGATGGAGCCATGTCGGCTTGTCCCAAAGCgtggatgatttttttttgttcttttgaaaaGTAAAGAAGATTATATTAGATCAGCTAAAGCTGCAAAATCCGAAGAGGTCAAAGTCGTCCAACGAAGACGAGAAAAAAACAAAATTTGCATCGTCATGAGCTACGAGATCGAGAAagcgatcaaaatatttaaaccggACACCTTGTAGGAAACCGACGACCGGGATAATGGTATGGAGACCCACGAGTCTCGCTGTTAGGTTTGAAGAAGTTGATCAGCCGGACAGGACACCAAGGTGATGTCAGGTTAAAGCGTTCAGCATGCAGTCCCGTGAGCACCGCATCCAATCCGATGAAATGATGACTTCGGCAAAAACATCCATCCGATTTTTCTCCGTACAATTGCGCACGTTGTTGCTATCCCACTCGCCGTTCGGCTTTCGTCTCCCTCGCTGCGTTCCAACGCATCGATTCCTTGGGATAAGATATTTAAACGGGACTGCAGTGGCCACTGTGAGCTCGTTGACCAAGAAGTCGTGTCATCGGCGTCTGGTGAGGACAGGCTGTACAAGAAGTAGGAACTGTTCCAATCACAAGCCTCCATATATAGGTGTTCTAGCGTCGTTTTATCTGCAAGCTTGTTTTCATTCATCCATACCTCCCTCCCTCCTGTTGTATCATCAGCCAGATGGAAATATAGGGTCTGTTTCGCTGAAactaattaaaaatttaagtgaAGATAGGTTTTAGGAAGATATTATTGTAATTAGAAGActccctctcatcaaaataatctcCTAAGAAATTTTAGACTAATCAAAACttttttattgatcaataattataattaaaaactataatatatcttacttaatgcgatagaattatataatttattaattttatcctGACCTTTACTCGAGTTTCTGATGGATATTAGGGGACACATCGTCATATGGATCGGTCGTATCAAATAGTAGACAGGTCGTATCTGTTATTTTCTACGTGAAGAAAAGTTTACGAAAAGCTATATCATAAGTCCATCATGTTTCATCAACATTCTCAAACACAAATACCGCACATCGACTGTCCCGGTCTCGCTTCATTCTCTACGTAGTTTCGGCGAACGAGAAAAGCAAGCTGAGAAAAAGTATTCTACGAAGTCCAGACCAATGGGATGCATGACTAGAGGGAGCAACATACGTTTTGGAGACGACTTCTTCAACAAGGCTGGCGTCTTGATGGAGACAGGACCAAGAAGACCGACCGGGAGGAATCATTCGACATTTTTAGCATATATATAGGCGTCCTAACTTCGAGTTGTTTGTGACCAAATCgagacacacagagagagagagagagagtaactcAGCATGGATCCGAGACTAGAGGAAGCAGCTTATGCGGGAGACCTCACTTTGTTGCGACGTTTGCTACAAGAAGACCGGCTCCTGCTCCACAGGCAAGCCATCGCCGTGGCTCACCTGTCGGACAGCCCCCTCCACATCGCTGCATCCCTCGGCCACTCCGACCTGGTCCGGGAGATCCTCGCCGTAAACCCGGAGCTCGCGCATGGCCACAACCGCGAAGGCCTTTCCGCATTGCACCTGGCCGCTGCCCAAAGCCACTTATCCGTGGTGAACGAACTGCTGCAGTACGCAGCCGCTGCCAATCTCTGCTTGGCGACCGACAACGATGGCTTCATGCCCGCCCACACTGCAGCCTTACGAGGCAAGCTTGATGCTTTGACTGTGTTACTGGATGCGTGCCCGGAGTCCTCGCGAGCTGTGACATCGCAAGGTGATTCCATCCTTCATCTTACTGTGAAATCAAACAGCTTCGAGACCGTGCAGTTCTTGCTGAACAGAACGGATGAGAACGATGAGCTACTCAACTCTGGAGATGCGAAAGGCAACACCGTCCTGCACCTTGCTGTGGCCAGAAAACAGCTCCAAGTAGGTATTCCTGATCCCAAGTAGAGGAAATGAAtttgtcttcttcttttcacCAGGTGTTTATGCATCCCGTACATCTTGAGACACAGCCTTCTCATGGCAAAAAGATATTAAGTATTTTGCATTTCATTCACGAAAAGCAAATGGAAATAGTAAGGAGCTTCATGTTCATATTAAATTCAGACACAAATAAAACATCATAGTATAACATAAATCTCATAAtatttagatttaataattaaataataataatttaaaaacatataTTGATCCATTGATAAATTGGATATCATTTGAGAAATTAAAATATCCTAAAAATCAACTCAGATAAATAGAATTCTAGTTTTTCTCCCTTACCCCCTTTATTTGAAATAAGTTCTCGATGAAAATATCATATTAAATAATCATTTATGAATATGacataatattaataatgatgTCTAATAGTGCTTATTCTTTTAACATGTTCAATAAATATCTTGGGTGATAATCTTTTCGATCTGTAATCATAAGGGCAATGCTAATATGTTCAATTAATATTGTTTGTTTCtaagcttttttttttcactGCTAAATATTCCATTTTCATATGTTTAGCACCCTTATAGCACTCATTTTTAAAGAAGAATAATATTacaaaattatcataataaaattttaattttttttaagagtaAATTATGAAAACTAGATTTGAGCTTTTGAATTGTAGCCTTAAAGAATATCACAAACTCAACTTCTATAATGAATGTAGGAATGATGGACCGCTTTGCCCTCATCCACCAAATTGCTCCTCAACTAAAAGGAACAAATAGTCaaagtattatttttttatatcatcacatcTAAGCAAAATCTGAATCTAAACATCCAATTACTTTgagattatttgatctcctataagcGAGTATATAAGTATCTTAGAATTTTCTTTATAGCTTTTCAATAGTCAAATCTAGAATTACGTTGATATCTGCCCAATATTCCAATAGCAAAACTGATGTTTGACCTAATACAAATTTATTCTTTGAACATTGCATAAAGTAAATTTATCCCCTTTCCAAATTGGAATAATTCCTCctaaataattttttcttaaattttttaaaattttattaatatattttttctgaGATAATCCCAATAATCCTTATGATCgatcttaaaatattttaattcctaTCACATGAGTTGCCACTcccatattttttaatttaaagttcttagaaagatattttttatttcatataataaaccaagatcattacCAGcaagcaagcaaaatatcatcatcATTTACAATCCAAAAAATAAACTTACTCCCACCGACCTTCATATATGTACATagatcaatagtattttcataaatataaagaattttttatatttaagataTCATTGTCCAGAAGTTTGTATAATTTCATATATTAATTCTTAAGTTTATATATCATGTGTTTCTTCCCTTTAATTGGAAAGCCTTTAGGTTGGTAGATGTAAATTTCTTTCTCCAAGTTCTCATTTAGAAACATCTTTTTTCATATCTATTTGGTGTAACTCTAAGTTATAACAAGCtaagatcataaaaattttgaaaaaatcttttctgaagattaaataaaatatttttatataatcaaTGCTATCTTTTTGAGTGAAACCTTTAGCACCAAATCTGACCAGGTATATATTATCATTCAAGTAAAATTTGATCCTAAAGACCTATTAATAATCGACATTTTTACATCCTTCAAGTAATTCCTCAAAGGTCTCAAACTTGATTTTCATTCATAGATTTTAATTCTTGCATTAACCTAATTTTTTAGAAATTATAGTTTCAATGGCCTATGAAAATAAAACTGGACCATCAAATATAACTAAGTCACTTTTGACTCTGGTAAATAGACCACATAATTATTAGAAATAATAGATCTTCTTTATTTTGAGATattcttaatattattatttgtgaTTGACTTGTTATAGTTCGATTGATGTTTATTTCATCATGGAATGGttgatcatttatttatttattgctcTTGAACATTATCAAATTGTTTAACAGTTTGGGGGAACAACAACATTGAAGTTACTAGTAAAGCTACCTCTAtttgaattttttaaataattgtatTTCGTGATTCACCACTCTCACTTATTTTACAATTCTGAGAATAAAATCTATACCTCTTagattataaatattaaataataaaaacataatttgatacgataataagataaacaaattcaaaaataaaagttataaatattaaatcatgactctgataccatatCTAAATAGTTTAATTCTTGCACAACTAAAACATCATTGTGcacaacataaatctcatgatctttagatttaatgttttttttaaagaaaatcaaCTTTAATTGAAAAAAAATACCTTGACATAATTCTAGTTTCCCTTGTTTTGACATATGCTATGGATGAAAAGAGAGGATCATGTTCCAAAATTTATAGTGACAAAAGACGTctttcatcaaaatatttatttgaaattaatatatattcattAGGAAGACACATCTATCCGAGAATTACATCTTTTATCGTTAATAGATACGATCTTTAATATCATATGAATCAAAAGTCATGTGTGCCACGTTAATTCTGACACATATCTCGAATGAATGCAGACCGTGAAGTTGCTTCTGGGAAGGCGAGGTATCGAAGTTAACGCCACAAACATGAGAGGCGACACCGTCCTTGATATGCTACTGGATTCACCCTTCCAACATGGAGATCTATTGTTGGGAGAACTGATTCGGGCAGCAGGTGGAAGAACCGCCGCAGAAGAAGGGAAGACTCAGCCGAAATCGTCACCGAGTGATGCCAGAGCCTCTGCCACTGCCGCGTCACACAGAAGCCGACCAAATCGTTGGAACCCCTTCCGACGCCAGGCTCGACCTTCTAAGGATGACCGCAGCCCCCGAAAAGTATTGTCTGAACTTAAAGAAAGGTACAACAACAAACCAGCAACACTAATGTTGGTGGCGACGTTGATCGCCACCGTCACATTCCAAGCTGGGCTAAACCCCCCTGGTGGGTTTAAGCAGAAAGATGATGGTGGGCCGACACCCCCCAATACAAAAGTCAATTTTGATGGGAGTTCAAGTGAAGGGGAGGCAGTTCTAAAACATGGTCTCAAGTTATTCCTGCTGTTCGACATGTTCGGGTTGTTTGCATCCTTGAGCATCATCCTCTTGTTAATATGTTGTGTGCCCAGAAAGACGAAAATGGTGATGGGAATCCTAAAGTGGATTCTATGGCTGGCGGTGTTCTCGACGGCATTAGCATTCTCGACCGCCATTATGCGAATATTTTTCTATCCGCCCTACACTACCATCCTTCTCCTGAGTTGGTTCGGAATCCTCAGTCTCTTCATGGTTTGGGTGTGCTTTAGAGTGATCAGGTGGTTGTTGCGCAAAGGTGGATGctggaagaagaaagatggaaaaGGAGAAAGCCAGGGAGGCCCCAGAAGGACCGTTGCCATCTGCACGAAGATTGTGGTGGGCGTGTTGATAATAATTCTTTTAGGAGTTTTTCTTATTGTAAATTTAGTACTGTTTGTTTATATAGCAACAAGGTCAATAAAATTCTGATAGGATAATATGACCTATCATTGTTCGTATATGGTTTAATATTTGTCttcttttaagtttattttatcttattttcaGAATGTAATTTGCTTTTTTGTAAACTTGGTCTTGTATGTCGTGTTCTATATAAAAATTAATGGATGTTCATTTTAGTGTGTTTTCTATTTTTTGACATTGTATGTAGTAATATGTAACATTAGTCTTTATTAACTTTTGTTTTGCTGTCACAGATGATTTACGCAAATTTTGTGGGACATTATATCTCACACATATTAGtgatttattaagaaatttattacataaaaaattaaaaattaggaAGAAATTTTCGTTTGAACCTTTAGCCGACAAATTTTGCATCTCGATCAATTGGTTAATATGTGGATGGGATCCAAAGCTAATAAAGATCATTTTTAGGTCCATCTCTAATTGATGTGTCTGGAAGTTAGGAGATTGAGACCAAGACCTTACAAAAGATTAAGTCACTAAGTCCCCAATAAAGCTCCTTTAATACTTAGGGTTAATAAAAGTTTGAAAGATTTGATGAAGTACTAAAGTAATCCATTATCTTGAGCCATATGACCCCTATGTATAGACTAGAGGGTCTTTTTATAATATGATAGATAACCAATGCAAGTAGATCATAATGAATACCTAGAACAGTCATACGTATCATCTATTAATAAGTTGTGTAACATGCATCAAACTCGAGGAGCATGAAGTAATAATTCTTTTAATCAATGCTATATAACTGATCTTATAGGATCGTTCCGAATCGATATATCGATTAGATTGTTCGAGCCCACACATATAAAAAAACCTTGTCGATGTCATGCTACCAACCTAATAAGATCAAATCCCTCGAGACATATCAACCAAATAAGAGTGGAGTATTGGCTTGATGGGAGTGATGTATCGGTGATTGCCTACATGTCATGTCTCTCGTATCATATATAGTATTGATTGTATGATTAGATTTGATCATTAACTAGATTATCATAatgtttattcatttatttttctctatttatataggaagaaatttaaaaaagaaaatttatgttTATAGATAGACTAATAGCCCTATactatcaataaattaaaaataattagattatataataataataataataataataatttatcaggACGAGGATATT belongs to Musa acuminata AAA Group cultivar baxijiao chromosome BXJ1-11, Cavendish_Baxijiao_AAA, whole genome shotgun sequence and includes:
- the LOC135596890 gene encoding ankyrin repeat-containing protein BDA1-like, with the translated sequence MDPRLEEAAYAGDLTLLRRLLQEDRLLLHRQAIAVAHLSDSPLHIAASLGHSDLVREILAVNPELAHGHNREGLSALHLAAAQSHLSVVNELLQYAAAANLCLATDNDGFMPAHTAALRGKLDALTVLLDACPESSRAVTSQGDSILHLTVKSNSFETVQFLLNRTDENDELLNSGDAKGNTVLHLAVARKQLQTVKLLLGRRGIEVNATNMRGDTVLDMLLDSPFQHGDLLLGELIRAAGGRTAAEEGKTQPKSSPSDARASATAASHRSRPNRWNPFRRQARPSKDDRSPRKVLSELKERYNNKPATLMLVATLIATVTFQAGLNPPGGFKQKDDGGPTPPNTKVNFDGSSSEGEAVLKHGLKLFLLFDMFGLFASLSIILLLICCVPRKTKMVMGILKWILWLAVFSTALAFSTAIMRIFFYPPYTTILLLSWFGILSLFMVWVCFRVIRWLLRKGGCWKKKDGKGESQGGPRRTVAICTKIVVGVLIIILLGVFLIVNLVLFVYIATRSIKF